In Phycisphaerae bacterium, one genomic interval encodes:
- a CDS encoding response regulator: MKQTRRSLGRQTRILHVFEMAASCGDAFTRLSGSELPLVCQSSVTLVEAILDYRTVVMLGDDGAGQVRLLAELGLTADTRPRWTVGHPVLADLWRDIDLPTIVTRDAPSWSLAQARRDLGLSEPFLVVPLGCADAADASRGLLFAAGAPGGSDPVIDLLTLDLIGSLITGALVNCRARRALEQTNATLRSEIAERERAQAELKTKAHELWAANLELRAHEEQLCAQQAELTAANQALAEASARAKAANQAKSEFLATMSHEIRTPMNGVIGMTDLLLDTPLTSEQRDFVTTIRDSGEALLSIINDLLDLSKIEAGRIELEHAPFDLRACLAAALDLFPGAAQPGLELTCEIDPRTPQALVGDALRLRQVLVNLLSNAVKFTERGRVVVSVTAQPCAEGTYDVRFAVTDTGIGIPPERLATLFVAYAQADPSTARRYGGTGLGLAICKRLVELMGGTIGAESVVGQGSTFHFTLRLAAANVPVRLQSSRRELPASRRLADEYPLRILVAEDFALSRKLVVAILARLGYSPDIATDGREVLAALARHTYDVVLMDIRMPQVDGLTAAREICATYAPEDRPYLIALTASALPEDRRASAEAGLDDHLTKPLTLADLREALHRAVEALRRRSPERRSAPPASAEPSADLFEGAPWRELFAPNTPDYRAMVESLLDLFRAEIPPLLSAMRVAAAERDGDGLCRAAHGVKGCAKNLGAAQMVALSTRLEDHGRAGVLDESWRLLEELECEFKRVCQAMEGEAAD; this comes from the coding sequence GTGAAACAGACGCGCAGATCCCTGGGGCGGCAGACGCGCATCTTGCACGTTTTCGAGATGGCGGCGTCCTGTGGCGACGCTTTCACGCGGCTGTCGGGCAGCGAGCTGCCGTTGGTGTGTCAGTCCAGCGTGACGCTGGTGGAAGCGATCCTGGACTACCGCACGGTGGTCATGCTCGGCGACGACGGCGCGGGACAGGTACGATTGCTGGCCGAGCTGGGGCTGACGGCGGACACGCGGCCGCGGTGGACGGTGGGGCACCCCGTCCTCGCGGACCTGTGGCGCGACATCGACCTGCCGACGATCGTGACGCGCGATGCACCCAGCTGGAGCCTGGCACAGGCGCGCCGCGACCTGGGCCTGAGCGAACCTTTCCTGGTGGTTCCGCTTGGCTGCGCGGATGCGGCGGATGCGTCGCGCGGGTTGCTGTTCGCGGCCGGCGCGCCAGGCGGCTCCGACCCGGTGATCGATTTGCTGACGCTGGACCTGATCGGCAGCCTGATCACCGGTGCGCTGGTCAACTGCCGGGCCCGCCGCGCCCTGGAACAAACGAACGCGACGTTGCGCAGCGAGATCGCGGAGCGCGAGCGCGCCCAGGCGGAACTCAAGACCAAGGCCCACGAGCTGTGGGCCGCCAACCTCGAGCTGCGCGCGCACGAGGAGCAATTATGCGCGCAGCAGGCGGAGCTGACCGCGGCCAACCAGGCCCTCGCGGAGGCTTCCGCGCGGGCCAAGGCGGCCAACCAGGCCAAGAGCGAGTTCCTGGCGACGATGAGCCACGAGATCCGCACGCCCATGAACGGCGTGATCGGCATGACTGACTTGCTGCTCGACACGCCGCTGACGTCCGAGCAGCGCGATTTTGTCACGACCATCCGGGACAGTGGTGAGGCGCTGCTGTCGATCATCAACGATCTGCTGGACCTGTCGAAGATCGAGGCCGGGCGCATCGAGCTGGAGCACGCGCCGTTCGACTTGCGCGCCTGTCTGGCCGCGGCCCTCGACCTGTTCCCAGGGGCGGCGCAGCCCGGGCTCGAGCTCACCTGTGAGATCGATCCGCGCACCCCGCAGGCCCTGGTAGGCGATGCGCTGCGCCTGCGCCAGGTGCTGGTCAATCTGCTCAGCAACGCCGTCAAGTTCACGGAGCGCGGGCGGGTGGTCGTCTCGGTCACCGCGCAGCCCTGCGCCGAGGGCACGTACGACGTGCGCTTCGCCGTGACCGACACCGGCATCGGCATCCCCCCGGAGCGGCTCGCGACACTGTTCGTTGCCTATGCGCAGGCCGACCCATCCACCGCCCGCCGGTACGGCGGCACCGGCCTCGGGCTGGCGATCTGCAAGCGCCTCGTCGAACTGATGGGCGGCACGATCGGCGCGGAGAGCGTGGTGGGCCAAGGCTCGACGTTTCACTTCACGCTGCGGCTTGCGGCCGCCAACGTTCCCGTGCGGCTGCAATCGAGCCGGCGGGAATTGCCGGCCAGCCGCCGCCTGGCAGACGAATACCCGTTGCGCATCCTGGTCGCGGAGGACTTCGCCCTGAGCCGCAAGCTCGTGGTCGCGATCCTCGCGCGGCTCGGCTACTCCCCGGACATCGCCACGGACGGTCGCGAGGTGCTGGCGGCCCTCGCGCGGCACACCTACGACGTCGTGCTGATGGACATCCGAATGCCGCAGGTGGACGGTCTCACCGCGGCGCGGGAGATTTGCGCGACCTACGCTCCGGAAGACCGGCCGTACCTGATTGCCCTCACCGCGAGTGCCCTGCCCGAGGATCGGCGTGCGTCCGCGGAGGCCGGGCTCGACGATCACCTGACCAAGCCGCTGACACTGGCTGACCTGCGCGAGGCCCTGCACCGCGCCGTGGAGGCGCTGCGACGCCGGTCTCCTGAGAGGCGGTCGGCCCCGCCGGCGTCGGCGGAGCCTTCGGCGGACCTGTTCGAGGGGGCGCCGTGGCGCGAGCTGTTCGCGCCAAACACGCCGGATTACCGGGCGATGGTCGAGAGTCTGCTGGATCTGTTTCGCGCGGAGATCCCGCCCTTGCTGTCGGCGATGCGCGTGGCGGCGGCCGAGCGGGACGGTGACGGGCTGTGTCGCGCGGCGCACGGGGTGAAAGGTTGTGCGAAGAACCTGGGCGCCGCGCAGATGGTCGCGTTGAGTACCCGCCTGGAAGACCATGGCCGGGCGGGCGTGCTTGACGAATCCTGGCGCTTGCTGGAAGAGCTGGAGTGCGAGTTCAAGCGCGTGTGCCAGGCGATGGAAGGCGAAGCCGCCGATTAG
- a CDS encoding response regulator has protein sequence MRKLRLNDAALRKLLGELDAQDARPDAGRDAAGEFHSYRIPGLRVDVDLSRDESDALIVPSRKLGSAGIYFLASNLLHTDCVCRVHLVTVRNNWQTVSGRVAGCRYIAGTTGVHEIFVRFDHPIDPASFAPTATRSRILAVDDSRVSLKLYEHLLQTMNVELTCACNGIEAIENALANTYDLILMDLEMPEMDGLSAVQTLRSRGYVRSIVAVSAMCEPEDRARCLAAGCDDFLAKPLTRETLSAVVDRNRAEPLVSAFLDDPGMTDLIDGFVAGLGETVNRLEAAYGTQNYSELEREARQLKGEAAGIGFGAITDAAIAIEHALKRGDDDTVIRGKLTELIRLCMSARPATSRRAESPAEQPAEAEAAKPEPRPTTRGSKRGSRSKST, from the coding sequence ATGCGCAAGCTCAGACTCAACGACGCCGCGCTGCGAAAGCTGCTCGGAGAGCTGGATGCGCAGGACGCGCGGCCGGACGCTGGCCGCGACGCCGCCGGGGAGTTCCACTCGTACCGCATCCCGGGCCTGCGTGTCGACGTCGACCTGTCCCGCGACGAGTCCGACGCCCTTATCGTGCCCTCGCGCAAGCTCGGCTCCGCCGGCATCTACTTCCTGGCCAGCAACCTCCTGCACACCGACTGCGTCTGCCGCGTCCACCTCGTCACCGTCCGCAACAACTGGCAGACCGTCAGCGGCCGGGTGGCCGGCTGCCGGTACATCGCCGGCACCACGGGCGTGCACGAAATCTTCGTGCGGTTCGACCATCCGATTGACCCGGCGTCGTTCGCGCCCACGGCCACCCGCTCGCGGATTCTCGCGGTCGACGACAGCCGCGTCTCGCTCAAGCTCTACGAGCATCTCCTCCAGACCATGAACGTCGAGTTGACCTGCGCATGCAACGGCATCGAGGCGATCGAGAATGCACTGGCGAACACGTACGACCTGATCCTGATGGACCTGGAAATGCCCGAAATGGATGGCCTGTCCGCGGTCCAGACGCTGCGGAGCAGGGGCTACGTTCGCTCGATCGTCGCCGTATCCGCGATGTGCGAGCCGGAGGACCGGGCCCGGTGTCTCGCCGCCGGGTGCGACGACTTCCTGGCCAAACCGCTGACCCGCGAGACGCTATCCGCGGTGGTGGACCGCAATCGCGCTGAGCCGCTGGTCAGCGCCTTTCTCGATGATCCCGGCATGACCGACCTCATTGACGGCTTCGTGGCCGGGCTGGGCGAGACTGTCAACCGGCTGGAGGCCGCGTACGGCACGCAGAACTACAGCGAACTCGAACGCGAGGCCCGCCAGCTCAAGGGCGAGGCGGCCGGGATCGGCTTCGGTGCCATCACGGACGCCGCCATCGCGATCGAGCACGCGCTTAAACGCGGCGATGACGACACGGTCATTCGGGGCAAGCTCACCGAGCTGATCCGCCTGTGCATGTCGGCGCGGCCCGCGACAAGCCGCCGGGCGGAATCCCCGGCCGAGCAGCCGGCCGAGGCGGAGGCCGCGAAGCCCGAGCCACGTCCGACGACACGCGGTTCGAAGCGCGGCAGCCGCAGTAAGTCCACCTGA
- a CDS encoding lipocalin family protein — translation MRSTMAPLILCGLGLWLGGCSLDFAGFYPPLPTVPELDLARYAGKWYEIARYPNWFERGCEGVTAEYTPRDDGSVGVLNICRNADGTEASRIEGRATRPDAAEPGKLSVFFATSPFGAPYWVLALGDDYEYAVVGEPSRGTFWILSRTPQMDPAVYAALVAQMPDWGYDADRLELVNQPEAP, via the coding sequence ATGCGCAGCACCATGGCCCCCTTGATCCTCTGTGGTCTCGGACTCTGGCTCGGGGGATGTTCACTGGACTTCGCGGGGTTCTACCCGCCCCTGCCGACCGTGCCCGAGCTGGACCTCGCGCGCTACGCCGGCAAGTGGTACGAGATCGCCCGCTATCCGAACTGGTTCGAACGCGGCTGCGAGGGCGTGACCGCCGAGTACACGCCGCGCGACGACGGCTCGGTCGGCGTGCTCAACATCTGCCGCAACGCGGACGGCACCGAAGCCAGCCGGATCGAGGGCCGGGCGACGCGGCCGGACGCAGCGGAGCCGGGCAAGCTGAGCGTGTTCTTCGCCACCTCGCCGTTTGGCGCGCCGTACTGGGTGCTCGCGCTCGGCGACGACTACGAGTACGCCGTCGTGGGCGAGCCGAGCCGCGGCACGTTCTGGATTCTCAGCCGTACGCCGCAGATGGACCCGGCGGTCTACGCCGCACTGGTCGCGCAGATGCCTGACTGGGGGTACGACGCGGACCGGCTGGAGCTGGTCAATCAGCCCGAGGCGCCGTAA